Proteins from a single region of Chryseobacterium scophthalmum:
- a CDS encoding MFS transporter, with product MAQQKLPQIRLSIFYFYFIMGLIFASWASRIPDIKSSLNLNDGQLGQVLFAMPLGQLMMMVVSGYLVNKFGSRIILIIAMTLYAIALTFIPQANSFIQLFLVLFLFGITSNMANIAVNTQAVSLEALYKRNIMSSFHGLWSLGGLTGGILGAVFAETKFSIFTHLIIILILGVIGIIIFSRGLLAQDIKENSDAKTSKKAFKLDSAIIILGLIGFGSMFCEGTMFDWSSVYFSTIIKPDETFVRMGYIASMGAMTFGRFVADRFVNRYQASVVLRFCGILITSGLLLATIAPGLIISTFGFLLIGLGVSSIVPICYSAAGRLKTMSASIAITAVSSISFLGFMIGPPLIGLLSEITDLRIALLAASSFGILIIILSYQYKSIKF from the coding sequence ATGGCTCAACAGAAATTACCGCAAATACGTCTCAGTATTTTTTATTTTTATTTTATCATGGGATTGATATTTGCCAGTTGGGCAAGCAGAATTCCAGATATCAAATCTTCCCTTAATTTAAACGACGGTCAATTGGGTCAGGTATTATTTGCGATGCCTTTAGGACAACTTATGATGATGGTAGTTTCCGGTTATTTGGTCAACAAATTCGGAAGCAGAATTATTCTGATAATTGCAATGACTTTATATGCGATTGCACTCACATTTATTCCTCAAGCAAATAGTTTTATTCAATTGTTTTTAGTATTATTTCTCTTCGGTATCACTTCGAATATGGCCAATATTGCTGTAAACACACAAGCTGTCAGTTTAGAAGCGCTGTACAAGCGAAACATCATGTCTTCTTTTCACGGATTATGGAGTCTTGGTGGATTAACAGGCGGAATATTAGGTGCTGTTTTTGCAGAAACAAAATTTTCTATTTTCACTCATTTAATTATTATTTTGATCCTCGGAGTTATTGGAATCATTATATTCAGTCGTGGTTTATTAGCTCAGGATATTAAAGAAAATTCAGATGCTAAAACGTCTAAAAAAGCATTCAAACTAGATTCAGCAATTATTATTTTAGGATTGATAGGATTTGGAAGTATGTTCTGCGAAGGAACAATGTTCGATTGGAGCAGTGTTTATTTCTCCACAATTATAAAACCTGACGAAACTTTCGTAAGAATGGGATACATCGCAAGTATGGGTGCAATGACATTTGGACGTTTTGTTGCCGATCGATTTGTAAACCGTTATCAGGCTTCCGTTGTCTTAAGGTTTTGCGGAATATTAATCACATCAGGATTATTATTAGCTACGATTGCACCGGGATTAATTATCTCAACTTTCGGCTTTCTGTTGATAGGATTAGGTGTTTCTTCTATCGTTCCCATCTGTTACAGTGCAGCAGGAAGATTAAAGACAATGTCTGCAAGCATCGCTATTACAGCAGTTTCTTCCATCAGTTTTCTGGGTTTTATGATCGGGCCACCGTTAATTGGTTTGCTTTCAGAAATAACAGATCTTAGAATTGCATTATTAGCCGCATCCTCTTTCGGAATCTTAATTATTATACTTTCTTATCAATATAAATCAATTAAATTTTAA
- a CDS encoding VOC family protein encodes MKIDHLAIWVDDLEKMREFYLNYFNVTSNEKYTNSKKGFTSYFLDFGEDKTRIELMNRQDIVQEPDKRGFMKGIAHFAISVGSKEAVNDLTERLRADNYTIESEPRTTGDGYYESVVLDPEGNYVEISM; translated from the coding sequence ATGAAAATTGACCATTTAGCTATTTGGGTAGACGATCTAGAGAAAATGCGTGAGTTCTATCTGAACTATTTTAATGTAACGTCAAACGAAAAATATACTAATTCCAAGAAAGGTTTTACGTCTTATTTTTTAGACTTTGGCGAAGATAAAACACGAATTGAATTAATGAATAGACAAGATATCGTTCAAGAGCCTGATAAAAGAGGATTTATGAAAGGAATTGCTCATTTCGCTATTTCCGTCGGGAGTAAAGAAGCTGTAAATGATTTAACAGAAAGATTGCGTGCAGATAATTATACCATCGAAAGCGAACCTCGAACCACCGGTGATGGTTATTACGAAAGCGTTGTTCTGGATCCCGAGGGAAACTATGTGGAAATTTCTATGTAA
- a CDS encoding Crp/Fnr family transcriptional regulator, giving the protein MEKLLNIYNSIEGLSHEEALYHVNKFEKIVLPKKTMILREGTVEDYLYFIDKGIIRFFVNKVHPTEPSKEITFSLISENMFCSAYDSFITRNPCAYNVETVQETVMYRIHFDDLQELYERSKVGNYLGRISAENLYVRKTQREISLLMHSAEERYNNLLKAYPHFIREIPLKHIASYIGITPQALSRIRKQLL; this is encoded by the coding sequence ATGGAAAAACTGCTGAATATTTACAATAGTATAGAAGGCCTTTCTCACGAAGAAGCTTTGTATCACGTCAACAAATTTGAGAAGATTGTTTTACCAAAAAAAACAATGATTTTAAGGGAAGGAACTGTAGAAGATTATCTGTATTTTATTGATAAGGGAATTATCCGTTTTTTTGTGAATAAAGTACATCCTACCGAGCCGTCAAAAGAAATTACATTTTCTTTGATTTCAGAAAATATGTTCTGTAGCGCTTACGATTCTTTTATTACTAGAAATCCTTGTGCTTATAACGTAGAAACGGTACAGGAAACCGTGATGTACAGAATTCATTTTGATGATCTTCAGGAGCTTTACGAAAGAAGTAAAGTCGGAAATTATTTGGGAAGAATTTCTGCCGAAAATCTATATGTACGAAAAACTCAGCGTGAAATTTCATTACTCATGCACAGTGCAGAAGAACGTTACAATAATTTGTTAAAGGCATATCCGCATTTTATAAGAGAAATTCCTTTGAAACATATTGCATCTTACATCGGAATAACTCCACAAGCTTTAAGCCGTATCAGAAAACAACTTTTATGA
- a CDS encoding Crp/Fnr family transcriptional regulator, with translation MNVIKALLEKYNVPLSEELMLKFESILIRKEYQKDEIILEEGTISRYLYIVEKGLVRQFYYKDGRDITEHFSCEGNIATCLESVFLQQPTRLLIEALEPSTLFLLDYDKWKKLCDEFPEMNQLYRAAIEYMLIVSQQKADSWRFENSRERYDRFCKELPSVSRRASVAHIASYLLMSPETLSRVRAGVL, from the coding sequence ATGAATGTAATTAAAGCCCTCCTCGAAAAATATAATGTGCCACTTTCTGAGGAATTAATGTTGAAGTTTGAATCGATATTGATACGAAAGGAGTATCAAAAGGATGAAATAATTTTAGAAGAAGGTACAATCAGCCGTTATCTCTATATTGTAGAAAAAGGGTTGGTTCGTCAGTTTTATTATAAAGATGGGCGAGATATTACAGAACATTTTTCCTGTGAAGGCAATATTGCAACCTGCCTCGAAAGTGTATTTTTACAACAACCTACCCGTTTGTTGATTGAAGCTTTGGAGCCGTCTACATTATTTCTTCTGGATTACGATAAATGGAAAAAACTTTGTGATGAATTTCCTGAAATGAATCAGTTATACAGAGCTGCAATAGAATACATGCTTATTGTTTCTCAACAAAAAGCAGATTCCTGGCGTTTTGAAAACTCAAGAGAACGGTATGACAGGTTTTGTAAAGAACTTCCTTCTGTTTCCAGACGTGCTTCTGTAGCGCACATTGCTTCTTATCTGTTGATGTCACCCGAAACTTTAAGCCGTGTAAGAGCGGGAGTTTTGTAA
- a CDS encoding M16 family metallopeptidase, protein MTDKKYAETHHTDKNNYDYITITNDENKVRIYTLKNGLKVFLAQNFDAPRIQTFIPVRTGSNNDPSDNTGLAHYLEHMMFKGTSKIGTHNWEKEKVLIEKISDLYEEHKAEQNPELKKEIYKKIDEISQEASQYAIANEYDKAISSLGASGTNAHTWFDETVYKNNIPNNELEKWLKVEKERFSEIVLRLFHTELESVYEEFNRAQDNDSRLVNYELMDALFPTHQNGQQTTLGNPEHLKNPSMKAIHKYFDEYYVPNNYAIVLVGDLDFEKTVVLVDEYFGQIPYKELPKKDLIIEKPLTGIVERTVKSPTTPRLQLAWRTDSYGTKEAMLADITANILSNRGEAGLLDLNINQTQKMLWAQAYSLGLKQYGYFSLVAVPKENQTLSEAKEMMLEQIELLKKGDFPDWMLPAIINDFKLQRLKGLETAEGLATNLYDTYIKGRTWEEELSEMDEYASFTKQDIIDFANAFFKDNYVIINKEKGINDQLLRVDNPGITPIKINREAQSEFLKEILADKTEDIQPEFINYQEEIKTDSVQGKKISFVKNKYNEIAQVHFIFPFGSDHYRDLAISTQVLQYLGTEKFSPEDLKKEFFKIGISNDFKTHSDQLTISLSGLESNLEKGISLLQHWMYNAKPDQEIYNQFVETILENREAIKKDKNRIMTALTTYTKLGENSRFLDVISKDELEGAKVEEFTDRMKNLFSFPYQIFFYGKDFEGFKNYIPNYISSEDFTVSEPRKYPEQETSGKVYFTNYDMVQMEMSKIGKSNNVNPENFGKINVFNEYFGRGLSSIVFQEIRESKSLAYSAYVSYSPNSELNHPDYITTYIGTQPDKLQIAVDTMMDLMDKLPEVPVQFENAKNSALKQIASTRITRTNIFFNTLRLKKLGIDYDFRKDIYNQIESLNFEEIKQFYQTEIKPIQFNTAIIGKKENLNLEAVEQMGTFEEVGLKEIFGY, encoded by the coding sequence ATGACTGACAAAAAGTACGCAGAAACTCATCATACCGACAAAAATAACTACGATTATATTACCATTACCAACGACGAAAATAAAGTAAGAATTTATACACTCAAAAATGGTTTAAAAGTTTTTCTTGCCCAAAATTTCGATGCACCGAGAATACAGACTTTTATTCCGGTGAGAACGGGAAGTAACAATGATCCTTCTGATAATACCGGTTTGGCGCATTATTTAGAGCATATGATGTTTAAAGGAACATCAAAAATTGGAACTCATAACTGGGAAAAAGAAAAGGTTTTAATTGAAAAGATCTCAGATCTATACGAAGAACATAAAGCTGAACAAAATCCTGAGCTGAAAAAAGAAATTTATAAAAAGATCGACGAAATTTCTCAGGAAGCAAGTCAATATGCGATTGCCAATGAATATGATAAGGCGATTTCTTCTTTAGGAGCAAGCGGAACCAATGCACATACCTGGTTTGACGAAACAGTTTACAAAAATAATATTCCCAATAATGAGCTTGAAAAATGGCTTAAAGTGGAGAAAGAACGTTTTTCGGAAATTGTTTTGAGACTTTTCCACACCGAACTGGAATCTGTTTATGAAGAATTCAACCGCGCACAGGATAACGATTCCCGATTGGTGAATTATGAATTGATGGATGCGCTTTTCCCGACTCATCAAAACGGACAACAAACCACTTTAGGAAATCCGGAACATCTGAAAAATCCTTCTATGAAGGCGATTCATAAATATTTTGATGAATATTATGTTCCCAATAATTATGCAATCGTTTTGGTTGGAGATTTAGATTTCGAAAAAACTGTTGTGTTAGTTGACGAATATTTTGGTCAAATTCCGTACAAAGAATTGCCAAAGAAAGATTTAATTATAGAAAAACCACTGACTGGAATTGTTGAAAGAACGGTAAAAAGCCCGACAACACCAAGGCTTCAGTTAGCCTGGAGAACCGACAGTTACGGAACCAAAGAAGCGATGCTTGCCGATATTACAGCTAATATTTTGAGCAACAGGGGAGAAGCAGGTTTGCTGGATCTGAATATCAATCAGACTCAAAAAATGCTTTGGGCTCAAGCGTATTCTTTAGGTTTAAAACAGTACGGATATTTTTCTTTGGTTGCGGTTCCTAAAGAAAATCAGACTTTATCTGAAGCTAAAGAAATGATGTTGGAGCAGATCGAGTTATTGAAAAAAGGAGATTTTCCAGATTGGATGCTTCCTGCCATCATCAATGATTTTAAACTGCAAAGATTAAAAGGTCTTGAAACTGCAGAAGGTCTTGCTACAAACCTTTATGACACGTACATTAAAGGTAGAACCTGGGAAGAAGAACTGAGCGAGATGGATGAATATGCTTCTTTTACAAAACAGGATATTATCGATTTTGCGAATGCATTTTTCAAAGATAATTATGTGATCATCAACAAAGAAAAAGGGATTAATGACCAGCTTTTAAGAGTTGATAATCCGGGAATTACACCGATTAAAATCAATCGTGAAGCACAGTCAGAGTTTTTGAAAGAAATTTTAGCCGATAAAACGGAAGATATTCAGCCTGAATTTATTAATTATCAGGAAGAAATTAAAACCGATTCAGTTCAGGGTAAAAAAATAAGTTTCGTTAAAAACAAATACAACGAAATTGCTCAGGTGCATTTTATTTTTCCTTTCGGAAGTGATCATTATAGAGATTTGGCTATTTCTACGCAGGTTTTACAGTATTTGGGAACAGAAAAATTTTCACCAGAAGATTTAAAGAAAGAATTCTTCAAAATCGGAATCAGCAATGATTTTAAAACACATTCAGATCAGCTTACCATTTCTTTAAGCGGATTAGAATCTAATCTCGAAAAAGGGATTTCATTATTGCAGCACTGGATGTATAACGCAAAACCTGATCAGGAAATTTACAATCAGTTTGTAGAAACCATTCTTGAGAACCGTGAAGCAATAAAAAAAGATAAGAACCGCATCATGACGGCGTTGACAACTTATACAAAACTTGGAGAAAATTCAAGATTTTTAGATGTCATTTCAAAAGATGAGCTTGAAGGGGCAAAAGTGGAAGAGTTTACCGACCGCATGAAAAATCTGTTTAGTTTCCCGTACCAGATTTTCTTTTATGGAAAAGATTTTGAAGGCTTTAAAAATTATATTCCAAATTATATTTCGAGTGAAGATTTTACGGTTTCCGAACCAAGAAAATATCCCGAACAGGAAACTTCAGGAAAAGTGTATTTCACCAATTACGATATGGTTCAGATGGAAATGAGTAAGATTGGGAAAAGCAACAACGTAAATCCTGAAAATTTTGGAAAGATCAACGTTTTCAATGAATATTTCGGTCGTGGTTTATCATCAATTGTATTCCAGGAAATTCGCGAAAGCAAGAGTTTAGCTTATTCTGCGTATGTTTCTTATTCGCCAAATTCAGAGCTGAATCATCCTGATTATATTACGACATACATCGGAACTCAGCCTGATAAATTACAGATCGCTGTTGATACAATGATGGATTTGATGGATAAGTTGCCCGAAGTTCCGGTTCAGTTTGAGAATGCTAAAAATTCTGCTTTAAAACAGATCGCATCAACCAGAATTACAAGAACGAATATTTTCTTTAATACGTTGAGGTTGAAAAAACTGGGGATTGACTATGATTTCAGAAAAGATATTTACAATCAAATTGAAAGTTTAAATTTTGAAGAAATTAAGCAGTTTTATCAGACTGAAATAAAACCGATCCAGTTCAATACAGCGATTATCGGGAAAAAAGAAAACCTGAATTTGGAAGCGGTAGAGCAAATGGGAACTTTTGAAGAAGTTGGTTTAAAAGAAATTTTTGGATATTAA
- a CDS encoding S46 family peptidase: MIKRNILIASAFFSFSWGIAQQYGGMWIPTELNEKEMKDLGMKISAKDIFNTQKPSIKDAVVQFNGGCTAEIISPKGLLLTNHHCGYGQIQAHSTVQNDLLSNGFWAKNMSTELPNPGVTVDFIVDIKDVSAQILEDTDNLQEPELAKQIAKNIEIYKNSQKIENYQSISVKPMYYGNKFYAYVIETYKDVRLVGAPPQSIGKFGSDTDNWVWPRHTGDFSMFRIYADKNNKPAEYSKDNVPYVPKHYLPVSIKDKAENDFTFVFGFPGRTTEYLPAIAVEKIMKEIDPARIAVRDVALKTLDEKMRSDDATRIKYASKFASVANYWKKWIGEVEGLKKSNAVQKKVMYEGSLVAKNHEVKATLDQLNKLYNDQAPYALNNAYYSEVVRNAETFALANMYSNYITSVEAGRMDEKGTAAFKNKLTSFYKDYSAELDSKVTAKLLALYANKTDAQFLPAGFDKYKNEAQNITGFEELSKNSVITGRSQVNGAALNGDIEKAFSNQDKLIKTIKKDAVYQLFMSIKDTYMKTADPQFTSLQTKIDALQKKYMAQQMATDKDRKFFPDANSTLRVTYGKVKGSTPKDAVTYDYQTHLAGVMEKYIPGDYEFDVPQKLIDLYNKKDYGNYKDKSGDVPVGFTATNHTTGGNSGSPALDAHGNLVGLNFDRQWEGTMSDINYDPRFSRNIMVDTKYILFIIDKFADSKWLIDEMKVVK, translated from the coding sequence ATGATAAAACGTAATATTCTTATTGCTTCTGCGTTCTTCAGTTTCTCTTGGGGAATTGCTCAGCAATACGGCGGAATGTGGATTCCTACGGAACTCAATGAAAAGGAAATGAAAGATCTTGGGATGAAAATTTCTGCAAAAGATATTTTTAATACACAAAAACCAAGTATCAAAGATGCTGTAGTGCAGTTCAATGGCGGTTGTACAGCCGAAATCATTTCACCAAAAGGATTATTACTTACCAATCATCACTGTGGTTACGGGCAAATTCAGGCTCATTCTACTGTTCAAAACGACCTGCTTTCTAACGGTTTTTGGGCAAAAAATATGAGTACAGAACTTCCAAATCCGGGAGTGACAGTTGATTTTATTGTTGATATTAAAGATGTTTCTGCTCAGATTTTAGAAGACACCGATAATCTTCAGGAGCCGGAACTTGCAAAACAAATAGCTAAAAATATTGAGATTTACAAAAATTCTCAGAAAATAGAAAACTATCAGTCTATTTCTGTGAAACCAATGTATTACGGCAATAAATTTTACGCTTACGTGATCGAAACTTACAAAGACGTACGTCTGGTTGGTGCACCTCCTCAAAGCATCGGAAAATTCGGAAGCGATACAGACAACTGGGTTTGGCCGAGACATACGGGAGATTTCTCAATGTTCAGAATTTATGCTGATAAAAACAACAAGCCTGCAGAATATTCTAAAGACAACGTTCCTTACGTTCCGAAACATTATCTTCCGGTTTCTATAAAAGATAAGGCAGAGAATGATTTCACATTTGTATTCGGATTTCCGGGAAGAACTACAGAATATCTTCCTGCGATTGCAGTAGAAAAAATCATGAAAGAGATTGATCCTGCAAGAATTGCCGTGCGTGACGTTGCTCTGAAAACTTTAGACGAAAAAATGCGTAGTGATGATGCTACAAGAATTAAATATGCTTCTAAATTTGCCTCTGTAGCCAACTACTGGAAAAAATGGATCGGTGAAGTGGAAGGTTTGAAAAAATCTAATGCAGTACAGAAGAAAGTAATGTACGAAGGTTCTTTGGTTGCTAAAAATCATGAAGTAAAAGCGACTTTAGACCAATTGAATAAATTGTATAACGACCAGGCTCCTTATGCTTTAAACAATGCTTACTACAGTGAAGTTGTAAGAAATGCAGAAACGTTTGCTTTGGCAAATATGTATTCAAACTACATTACTTCTGTGGAAGCGGGAAGAATGGATGAAAAAGGAACAGCTGCTTTTAAAAACAAACTGACTTCTTTCTACAAAGATTACAGCGCTGAACTTGATTCTAAAGTTACTGCTAAACTTTTGGCATTGTACGCTAACAAAACCGATGCACAGTTTTTACCGGCTGGTTTTGATAAATATAAAAATGAAGCTCAAAACATCACAGGTTTTGAAGAATTATCAAAAAACTCTGTCATCACGGGAAGAAGCCAGGTGAATGGTGCTGCTCTTAACGGAGATATTGAAAAAGCATTTTCTAATCAGGATAAGTTGATTAAAACGATTAAAAAAGATGCCGTTTATCAGTTATTTATGAGTATTAAAGATACTTATATGAAAACTGCAGATCCGCAATTTACAAGTTTACAAACTAAGATTGATGCGTTGCAGAAAAAATATATGGCACAGCAAATGGCTACAGATAAAGATAGAAAATTCTTCCCTGATGCCAATTCTACGCTTCGTGTAACTTACGGAAAAGTAAAAGGATCTACTCCAAAAGATGCGGTAACTTATGATTACCAAACGCATTTGGCAGGAGTTATGGAAAAATACATTCCTGGAGATTATGAATTTGATGTTCCTCAAAAGCTGATCGATCTTTACAACAAAAAAGATTACGGAAACTACAAAGATAAAAGTGGTGATGTTCCTGTAGGATTTACAGCAACCAACCATACAACAGGTGGAAATTCCGGAAGTCCGGCTTTGGATGCACACGGAAATCTTGTTGGATTGAATTTCGACAGACAGTGGGAAGGAACAATGAGTGACATCAATTACGACCCACGTTTCAGCAGAAACATCATGGTTGACACAAAATATATTCTTTTCATTATCGATAAATTTGCCGATTCAAAATGGCTGATTGACGAGATGAAAGTTGTAAAATAA
- a CDS encoding MgtC/SapB family protein — protein sequence MDFLRDHSIQNELLLIFISVFLGLCIGAEREYRNKSAGLRTFILVCFGSCLFTILSIKIGVSNPDRLAANIITGIGFLGAGVIFKGDNKIDGITTATTIWATASIGMAVGAGYVYLSLLGTVLVLLILSSLTYFQTYIDHTHKIREYKIAVSNRENLDYCEELFKTNHLKFVVVKQQFSKGSSNTTWLLTGKNNHHENLIQMMMNDEKIDSFQF from the coding sequence ATGGACTTTCTAAGAGACCACTCCATTCAAAACGAATTGCTTTTGATTTTCATTTCCGTATTTCTCGGTCTTTGCATCGGCGCAGAAAGAGAATACAGAAACAAATCTGCAGGACTAAGAACTTTTATATTGGTTTGTTTCGGGTCTTGCCTTTTCACCATTCTTTCTATTAAAATCGGGGTATCAAATCCCGATCGATTGGCTGCAAACATTATTACCGGGATCGGTTTTTTGGGAGCGGGAGTTATTTTTAAAGGCGACAATAAAATCGACGGAATTACTACTGCTACAACAATTTGGGCAACTGCATCCATCGGAATGGCAGTCGGTGCAGGATATGTTTATTTATCACTTTTAGGAACTGTTTTGGTTTTGTTAATTTTGAGTTCACTCACTTATTTTCAAACGTATATTGATCATACCCACAAAATCCGGGAATATAAAATTGCAGTTTCCAACAGAGAAAATCTTGATTATTGTGAAGAACTTTTTAAAACGAATCATTTAAAATTTGTCGTCGTAAAACAGCAGTTTTCAAAAGGGTCATCCAATACAACATGGCTTCTTACCGGAAAAAACAATCATCATGAAAATTTGATTCAGATGATGATGAATGATGAGAAAATTGATTCTTTTCAGTTTTAA
- a CDS encoding DUF7619 domain-containing protein: MKKKYFFFLLFIFSLFNAQIVNIPDANFKATLLAADVTNSIASTSSGNFNIKIDTNNNGEIEVSEAQQVGKLRLYGGGLSNLTGIESFSNLESLDISGNNMTSINLNSNLNLSELKIGGNNQLNSLNITNCNLLKDVRLYSIGITSLDLQNRPYLKFLSLGGIPLTSLNITNCPMIYELGIDNSQLVTLNASNLQNVFNFSVQNNSLLSNIDFTNSNMEIIQIRNNNLSNINIQNQSNLRVLDFGLNDVTNLTATGCPQLTTLICDNNLLTSLNLSNYPLLYRLNCSDNNISTLDLSQNPLFENLSSNGNGMSFLNIKNGKIQQTNISSIYNNPSLVVCCDTDELAIFQNLVNSSATLYSNYQITSYCTFTPGGTFYTVQGNTKFDSNNNGCDANDLNKSYQKFNITNGSNFGSVIANLSGNYSIPVNTGSHTITPILENPSYFNISPTSFIANFPAQTSPLTQNFCLTANGNHNDLEVVILPITPASPGFDAKYKIVYKNIGTTTQSGTLVFNYNDNLMNFVNATLSPNSQTTGVLNWNFTNLLPFETKEITLTFNLNTPTQTPALNGGDVVHYTAQINGTTDETPTDNTFTLNQTVVNSFDPNDKTCLEGTAITQAKVGDYVHYLIRFENTGTANAQNIVVKDEIDISKYDVSSLVALNASHNFVTRITGNVVEFIFENIQLPFDNATNDGYISFKIKTKSNLALGDSFSNLAKIYFDYNHPIITNTYTTTVQNVLSTSEISNDKTELSIYPNPVKDVLNIQSKNQIVKAEIYDVNGRILISTSLKGNSIHVSELSKGNYIIKLFSKDKTTVHKFIKN; this comes from the coding sequence ATGAAAAAAAAATACTTTTTCTTCCTCCTTTTTATATTTTCTTTATTTAATGCGCAGATTGTAAATATCCCTGATGCGAATTTTAAGGCGACACTCCTTGCAGCAGATGTAACAAACAGTATTGCCAGTACAAGTTCAGGAAATTTTAATATTAAGATTGACACAAATAATAATGGCGAAATAGAGGTGTCTGAAGCTCAACAAGTTGGCAAATTAAGGTTATATGGAGGAGGATTATCAAATCTTACTGGTATAGAATCTTTTTCAAATTTAGAAAGTCTAGATATATCTGGTAATAATATGACATCTATAAATCTAAATTCTAATTTGAATTTGAGTGAATTAAAAATTGGTGGAAATAATCAATTAAATTCTCTTAATATTACTAATTGCAATCTTTTAAAAGATGTTCGTTTATATTCAATAGGGATTACATCATTAGATTTACAAAACAGACCATATTTAAAATTTTTATCTTTAGGAGGTATTCCTCTGACAAGTTTAAATATTACCAATTGTCCAATGATTTATGAATTAGGTATTGATAACAGTCAACTTGTAACATTAAATGCTTCTAACCTACAAAATGTTTTTAACTTTTCGGTGCAAAATAATTCGTTACTTTCAAATATTGATTTTACAAATTCTAATATGGAAATTATACAGATTAGAAACAACAATTTATCAAATATCAATATTCAAAACCAGTCTAATCTTCGTGTTTTAGATTTTGGTCTTAATGATGTGACAAATTTAACAGCGACAGGATGCCCACAGCTGACAACACTTATTTGTGACAATAACTTATTAACAAGTTTGAATCTTTCAAATTATCCGCTCTTATACAGATTAAACTGTTCCGATAATAATATCAGCACATTGGATCTTTCACAAAATCCATTATTTGAAAATCTAAGTTCAAATGGAAATGGAATGAGCTTTCTTAATATAAAAAATGGTAAAATACAGCAAACTAATATAAGTTCTATTTACAACAATCCGAGTTTAGTGGTTTGCTGTGATACTGATGAGCTGGCAATATTTCAAAATTTAGTTAATAGCAGTGCTACTCTTTATTCAAATTATCAAATTACTTCATATTGCACATTTACTCCTGGGGGAACTTTTTATACAGTACAAGGAAACACTAAATTTGACAGCAACAATAATGGTTGTGATGCAAACGACTTGAATAAATCTTACCAAAAATTCAACATTACCAATGGAAGCAATTTTGGAAGTGTTATTGCAAATCTTTCAGGAAATTATTCAATTCCGGTAAATACGGGTTCTCATACCATCACTCCTATTCTGGAAAATCCATCTTACTTTAATATCTCTCCAACGAGTTTTATCGCAAATTTCCCTGCACAAACAAGTCCTTTAACCCAAAATTTCTGCCTAACAGCAAACGGAAATCACAATGATCTTGAAGTTGTAATCCTACCAATAACTCCAGCTTCACCAGGTTTTGATGCTAAGTACAAAATTGTCTATAAGAATATAGGAACAACAACGCAATCTGGAACTTTAGTATTTAACTATAATGATAATCTGATGAATTTTGTGAACGCTACACTTTCTCCAAATTCACAAACTACCGGAGTTTTAAACTGGAATTTCACCAATCTTCTTCCATTTGAGACTAAAGAAATTACATTAACTTTTAATTTAAATACTCCTACACAAACTCCTGCATTAAACGGCGGGGATGTTGTTCATTATACTGCACAAATTAACGGAACGACTGATGAAACTCCTACGGATAACACATTTACATTAAATCAAACCGTTGTAAATTCTTTTGATCCAAACGACAAAACATGTTTGGAGGGAACTGCAATTACTCAAGCAAAAGTTGGAGATTACGTACATTATTTAATTCGTTTTGAAAATACCGGAACAGCAAATGCTCAAAACATTGTTGTAAAAGATGAAATTGATATTTCAAAATACGATGTATCTAGTTTGGTTGCACTTAATGCAAGTCACAATTTCGTAACGAGAATTACAGGAAATGTTGTAGAATTTATTTTTGAAAACATTCAACTTCCTTTTGATAATGCTACAAATGACGGGTATATTTCATTTAAAATCAAAACAAAATCCAATTTAGCATTAGGCGACAGTTTCAGCAATTTGGCAAAAATTTACTTTGATTACAATCATCCGATTATTACAAACACTTATACCACTACGGTTCAGAACGTATTAAGTACTTCAGAAATCAGCAATGATAAAACTGAACTTAGTATTTATCCGAATCCGGTGAAAGATGTTTTAAACATCCAATCGAAAAATCAAATTGTAAAAGCTGAGATCTACGATGTAAACGGAAGAATTTTGATCTCTACTTCTTTAAAAGGTAATTCTATACATGTTTCTGAACTTTCAAAAGGTAACTACATTATTAAATTATTCTCAAAAGATAAGACGACAGTACATAAATTTATTAAGAATTAA